TATTCACGTCACTATGCAAGTATTGCACCCTGATACCAATATCCTGCAAGTACTCCGTCAGATCCTCGGCCATGCGTTTAGTAAGTGTTGTCACGAGAGCTCGTTGGCCTTTTTGAATTCGTACACGTACTTCGGCGATGAGATCATCAACTTGATGTTCAGCTGGGCACACTTCAATCTCGGGGTCAAGCAGACCAGTTGGTCGAATGATTTGCTCTGCGATATGGTCACCCGACTCCGAAAGTTCATACTCTGATGGTGTGGCCGAGACATACACAACTTGATTGATGTGACGATCAAATTCTTCAAAACGAAGCGGTCGATTATCCAATGCCGAAGGCAAGCGAAACCCGTATTGCACTAATATCTCTTTGCGTGCGCGATCACCATTGTACATCCCCCGCACCTGCGGGACAGTAATATGCGACTCGTCGATGAGCATCAAGAAATCATCTGGGAAATAGTCGAGGAGTGTCGCTGGCTGCTCTCCTGGTTCGCGATTCGTCAGATAGCGTGAGTAGTTCTCGATCCCCTTCACATACCCCGTCTGATCGAGAATCTCGCAATCATATTTAATGCGCTGCTCAAGCCTCTGGGCTTCGAGGTGCATTTCTTGTGATTTAAACCAAGCGATGCGTTCGGTTGCTTCTGCTTGAATGAGATCAATTGCATGCTTTATCTGATCCTTGGGAGCCACGTGGTGTTTTGCCGGGAATATCGTGATTGCATTCGGGCGCTCGAGCACTTCGCCGGTGAGCGGAGCGAGCTTGGCAATCGACTCAACCTCATCACCAAAGAACTGTATGCGATACGCCTCCTCACCATCCGCCGGGAATACATCGACGTATTCACCTCGAACTCGAAATGTGCCACGCACAAAGTTCTGATCATTGCGCGTGTACTGAATGTCCGTCATGAGTCGCAAAAATTTATCACGCCTCTTGATTTCACCAACGCTTACGGATATAGACATATTCTGGAAGTCATCTACCGAGCCGATGCCGTAAATACAGCTCACAGACGCAATAATAATCACATCCTTGCGCGTGAGGAGCGATCTAGTGGCGGCCAAGCGCAACCGATCAATCTCTTCGCTGATCGCCGAATCTTTCTCGATATACGTATCACTGCGAGGGATGTAGGCTTCTGGCTGATAGTAGTCGAAGTAGCTCACGAAATAATGTACCGCATTATCAGGGAAAAATTCCTTAAACTCGCCGTAAAGCTGGGCCGCCAGCGTCTTATTGTGCGAGAGAATGAGCGTCGGCTTATTACGCTTGGCGATCAGATTTGCCA
The bacterium DNA segment above includes these coding regions:
- the uvrB gene encoding excinuclease ABC subunit UvrB translates to MIMAFNLRSKYQPSGDQPDAIAKLASGIEAGVREQTLLGVTGSGKTFTMANLIAKRNKPTLILSHNKTLAAQLYGEFKEFFPDNAVHYFVSYFDYYQPEAYIPRSDTYIEKDSAISEEIDRLRLAATRSLLTRKDVIIIASVSCIYGIGSVDDFQNMSISVSVGEIKRRDKFLRLMTDIQYTRNDQNFVRGTFRVRGEYVDVFPADGEEAYRIQFFGDEVESIAKLAPLTGEVLERPNAITIFPAKHHVAPKDQIKHAIDLIQAEATERIAWFKSQEMHLEAQRLEQRIKYDCEILDQTGYVKGIENYSRYLTNREPGEQPATLLDYFPDDFLMLIDESHITVPQVRGMYNGDRARKEILVQYGFRLPSALDNRPLRFEEFDRHINQVVYVSATPSEYELSESGDHIAEQIIRPTGLLDPEIEVCPAEHQVDDLIAEVRVRIQKGQRALVTTLTKRMAEDLTEYLQDIGIRVQYLHSDVNTLERTDILRDLRLGVYDVLVGINLLREGLDLPEVSLVAIIDADKEGFLRSESSLIQTIGRAARHVEGKVIMYADTITSSMKAAIDETNRRRGKQRAYNEAHGITPQGIQKAIAERMAEEREAELADVSELQLDKIPKDELRHLVKQLTEQMDLAAANLQFEKAAELRDQLADIRDFQAGKKIGKK